The DNA sequence AATTAATGATCTATCCCTAGATATCAAATAGTGAAGATTAGTGACACACCATGAATGCTTCGCCTGCCATGACTAAAAAGACTGGGAGCGAGGGGGGCTCATACCTAATCCACTCGCCATCCTTTGTTTCTATCTCCAAACCGTTGACTTGATTTTGATGAAGTATGCTTATGAAACTTTTGTCAGTATGAGGGGGAAAAGATATGCTAGTCTCATTCATCTTGGGAACTCGATATTTCAAGAATCGAATCAGGAAAGTGGATGATCCAAAATGAAAGTCATTCTCTATACCATAGCTTTCTAACACCATTCTCATCACCGTCTGTTCTAATTCAGAGAGTAGCTTTGAATAGCAATGCACACTTTCACTGatcaagaacaaagaaaaatatatcaaagtGAAAGGAGTAAGTGTAAAGACTTGAAGTGGGGAAACAAATTCCACGTTACCAGAAATGCTCATTTCCTGCAGGCCACATGACCTTTGCATTATCGATGCCCATGCCTTGATGAAGAGGGTCAACAGGGCTTTCCGAAGTGTAACCTTGGTAAGGcttatcaataatattttgtttcttaatttctaTTGGGAGATCGAACAGTTCTCTCATGGCACCAAAGACTGTGTTGTACACTCCTAAGGGAACTTGATCATAGACTGCCATGAAACAGCCATACTCTTCAAGTGCATGCCGGACATTATTGCATGCTGGGAACCAAGAATCTGTACTAGGCTTCAAATTTTCCTTGGAGAAATCTACGATTGGAATCTTTCGAAGTGTCTCCAAACCCACGATCCTAGACATTTTAGCCTCACCAAGCAAGTTCGAGGGCTTTTgagataaaaatgataaatttattttagttgttcATATTATTTGTAGAGTTCAATCAATGCTGCTGTGCCATGACATGACAAATGAGATCACATTTGTTAATTGCTTATGTTACTTATACAGCTCCTTACCATGTCCCCTTGAGTTGAAATCTACAAAATCATTACAGATCCAAGAACTTGTTgctttgaattaattaattactaaaatatAGGGGAAAGCCCAAAACTATAAGACCccgaaataaaaaaattcatgggTGATTGTTTCTTGTTCAATCTGAAATTCTAATGTCGTTTTTTTCCTCCTAACAATAAATCATACTACCTTTGTACCTTCCATAACCTATGGTACATGGAATGATGTCATTGCCTACGATATCTATCCAAATCTAAACTTCAGTGTCTTAAAAAATTTACTGAGCTGGGAGAGCATCTTGCATGATGGACTTCATATAAATGCAGACTATGAAATACAGCCATGACGGAAAGAATCAATATACGTAAGACCTCCCAAGTTCATGATTGGTATCATCAACCTAGTTGCCTATCCTATACATTATTATAATGAATGGTGTTACAACCTTTGATGTcccatttttttctaatttatatgtTGGTCCCCCCATTTTGGAGACAGTAATTAATGAAAGAAAGATATCAAACATCGACTGAAAGCACAACTCCATCAAGACTGCATCAGCAATACCTTTGTAGAAATCGCTGTTACGGGTGTAGATTTCTTACATTTAAATGATATCTATATCATTATCAATGTAACATGGGGTTGTGTATGAAGGGAGTATAGTTTGAAGTGGTACTCATAAGTCATTTCTCCTTGAGGTTACGCCCAAATGCATCCATTGATAGGAAAAAAGCAGACAATGAgaaaatttggcaaaaataCCGGATTAAAGAAACACTTGTGCGATACCAGCATAACAAGTAATATTCAAATTTAGTTAGTTAATTCAATCATAAACTGATTGGCAATTTGTTTCATCTCAGTGCCGATCAGTGATGAAGAAAATCTAACAACTATAACTAGATTCCAAAACCATCCCCATCATATAACAGCTCATTATTCTTCAATGAAATATGAGGTTTTCTGCATAATTTAATGGACTAGGCTATCAAAACGCCATTGAGagactatattttatatatatagtcaatTTTATGACTACgagtttgaaaatcattcaaGTGGTCCTCACAAGTAATTTTTTCATTGATGCTGCTTCCAATGCATCCATACAAATACTAATATTAATTGGAAGAAGCCAAACATACTGAACAATACTGAATAAATAGTTAGTGCTAATCATGCTATCCCAAGTAAAAGGGAAGGATCGATGCACTCTTTCTTATCAAATTAGTATTTCAACTTGAGTAGGCTTCACTACTTTTCACGAATTCTAAGTTCCTCTTAATCCTcaagatatttttatataccaATAGTTATCAAGACACTTTCAAGGGGAAAATTCTcaattatatgcaaaaaaaaaaaaaaaaaaaaaaaaaatatgaaatagggATCCCAAGggaatttaattcttaatgatttataataacaAGAAATAGACATTCATCCATGCAGGCCATGGGATGAAAAAGAAATCTCGCAAAACCAAGTGAGCACACCTTAAAAAGGTTCTAATTAATGTGCCTTTCCCTATctaaggctttgataccaattgttgaaATATCTAGATTAATCCATTCTAAGCCCTGAATTGTAGAGTGTATGCTACTAACATCCTAGGGATACTGGATCTATGCAACAAAAAcggtttttaacaaaaaacaataGATCTAGGTGGTGCTCAGAAAACAATACTTGCGATCTAGACGTTCCTAgatcaattctaattaatgaagatgatgatgccAATCTCAAAACCTAGTGATCTTCCATCCGATCACTCCTTTGATCCATGACACTTGTTTAGAGTGACTACACACCTtgagaggagagagaggagGAGACTAGGTATCTAGATGATTAAATGGTCTCAAAAGTTAAACCTAAAACCTTTGGGATTTATATAGACTCTcctgtgggcttaagtgactttgaCCCAACTTAgacttgagtcacttaatctaatctacttagttctaattaattaattaggtaTAATggactccaattaattaattaacttaatccaaatgaataaaaataattaatcatcaAGTCTTGTTCGCCCTTTTACCAAAACGCCTTATGCACATAAATGATTTGTTCTCCAGTAAGGATCATTTGGACCCATAGGTAAATACCAGCTCCCTTAGAACTTAGTTATAAAGTTGACTTAACATTTCATTAaagagagtcaattgcacttTAGTAACCTATGTCATTACATTGACACAAGAAttaattaaatctaatttaatcaATTCCTCTAGTTTGTGATCAACTATCCATTATATGTAGATTtcctatgaattggtgtttgtaatctaacgaGATAAATATTATCAACTTCTCAATATTATCTTTACAAACCTTAAGTCTTAGATTATTCAATTATATGATTAATTGATATATTCTAGCATACTAAAATCATATgacaaattccattaaaggaattactatgacacTATAGATTTTATGATCACAAGTTCTTATGATTACTCAATGGGACATATCGTCCCAAACTCATGAGATGTCATATTTCTTATCTTGAGAAACCCATTGTCACCTATCTTAGTCAACAGTGATCCAATTCATATGGAATATATGACTcccttagggtctcacccattgGTCAAAGCCACCAAAGATCTCAACACCAACTCAATATTCTCTAAAACTTAAGAGTTTATACGAcataatagcttggtgaatcatgaatCCTTGATAGTCAATGTTATGATTCACCATAAGTTCTATCCCATGTGTAACCATAAACATTAGTGCACTTACTATGAAAAACACATCTCGATGACCAACATAAGTCATCCTttcaattaaga is a window from the Vitis riparia cultivar Riparia Gloire de Montpellier isolate 1030 chromosome 9, EGFV_Vit.rip_1.0, whole genome shotgun sequence genome containing:
- the LOC117922480 gene encoding probable 2-oxoglutarate-dependent dioxygenase AOP1.2 — translated: MSRIVGLETLRKIPIVDFSKENLKPSTDSWFPACNNVRHALEEYGCFMAVYDQVPLGVYNTVFGAMRELFDLPIEIKKQNIIDKPYQGYTSESPVDPLHQGMGIDNAKVMWPAGNEHFCESVHCYSKLLSELEQTVMRMIDSVRFHGLVSRCHLRDFYYFYSSANVYASFSFGSSNV